From Deltaproteobacteria bacterium, the proteins below share one genomic window:
- the dnaK gene encoding molecular chaperone DnaK gives MAKVIGIDLGTTNSCVAIMEGSEPEVLTNAEGSRTTPSVVAFSESGERLLGQIARRQAITNPENTVFAVKRLIGRAFEDPMVQKAAAVLPYKLARSDKGDTWVTSRGKSYSPPEISAFILQKMKQTAEDYLGEPVTEAVITVPAYFSDSQRQATKDAGRIAGLDVKRIINEPTAASLAYGLDKKTDEKVAVFDLGGGTFDISILELGDGVFEVKATNGDTFLGGEDFDQRIIDYLADEFKKDQGIDLRGDQMALQRLKEAAEKAKCELSTSVETDINLPFITADQSGPKHMSIKLSRSKLEALCADLIDRTEGPCRQALQDAGYSPGDINEVILVGGMTRMPAVQERVKKTFGKEPHKGVNPDEVVAIGAAIQGGVLTGDVKDVLLLDVTPLSLGIETLGGVFTKLIERNTTIPTKKNQVFSTAADNQPSVTISVHQGEREMARDNKLLGQFNLEGIPSAPRGLPQIDVTFDIDANGIVHVSAKDLGTSKEQSIKITASSGLSEDEIRNMVKDAEVHAEDDKNRKEAAEARNQLDSLVYSTEKSLNEYGDDLDAEVKTGIEAALEKARKALEGDDAAAMRAASEELNQASHKLAEAMYAKASQQQAQQDPGQQTPPPGADGGKPDDNVVDADFEEVKE, from the coding sequence ATGGCAAAGGTCATAGGCATTGATCTCGGAACGACCAACTCGTGCGTCGCGATCATGGAGGGCAGCGAGCCCGAGGTGCTGACCAACGCGGAGGGAAGCCGCACGACCCCTTCGGTGGTGGCGTTTTCGGAGAGCGGCGAGCGGCTGCTGGGGCAGATCGCCCGGCGTCAGGCCATCACCAACCCCGAGAATACCGTATTCGCGGTGAAGCGCCTGATCGGGCGCGCGTTCGAGGACCCCATGGTGCAGAAGGCCGCGGCCGTCCTGCCCTACAAGCTCGCCCGCTCCGACAAGGGCGACACCTGGGTGACGAGCCGCGGCAAGAGCTACAGCCCGCCGGAGATCTCGGCCTTCATCCTGCAGAAGATGAAGCAGACCGCCGAGGACTACCTGGGCGAGCCCGTCACCGAGGCGGTCATCACCGTGCCGGCGTACTTCAGCGACAGCCAGCGGCAGGCCACCAAGGACGCCGGACGCATCGCCGGGCTCGACGTGAAGCGCATCATCAACGAACCCACCGCGGCGTCGCTGGCCTACGGGCTGGACAAGAAGACCGACGAGAAGGTCGCGGTGTTCGACCTGGGCGGCGGCACTTTCGATATCTCCATCCTGGAACTGGGCGACGGCGTCTTCGAGGTGAAGGCCACCAACGGCGACACCTTCCTGGGCGGCGAGGACTTCGACCAGCGCATCATCGACTACCTGGCCGACGAGTTCAAGAAAGACCAGGGAATCGACCTGCGCGGCGACCAGATGGCGCTGCAGCGCCTCAAGGAAGCGGCGGAAAAGGCCAAATGCGAGCTCTCCACCTCGGTGGAGACCGACATCAACCTGCCGTTCATCACCGCGGACCAGAGCGGCCCCAAGCACATGAGCATCAAGCTGTCGCGCTCGAAGCTCGAGGCCCTGTGCGCCGACCTCATCGACCGTACCGAGGGACCGTGCCGGCAGGCGCTGCAGGACGCCGGTTACTCCCCCGGCGACATCAACGAGGTCATCCTGGTGGGCGGCATGACGCGCATGCCGGCAGTGCAGGAGCGGGTGAAGAAGACCTTCGGCAAGGAGCCGCACAAGGGCGTGAACCCGGACGAGGTGGTGGCCATCGGCGCCGCCATCCAGGGGGGCGTGCTCACGGGCGACGTGAAGGACGTGCTGCTGCTCGACGTGACGCCGCTGTCCCTGGGCATCGAGACCCTGGGAGGCGTGTTCACCAAGCTGATCGAGCGCAACACCACCATCCCGACCAAGAAGAACCAGGTGTTCTCCACGGCCGCGGACAACCAGCCCTCGGTGACCATCAGCGTGCACCAGGGCGAGCGCGAGATGGCGCGGGACAACAAGCTTCTCGGCCAGTTCAACCTGGAGGGCATTCCGTCGGCCCCGCGCGGCCTGCCGCAGATCGACGTCACCTTCGACATCGACGCCAACGGCATCGTGCACGTGTCGGCCAAGGACCTGGGGACGAGCAAGGAGCAGTCCATCAAGATCACCGCGTCCAGCGGCCTCAGCGAGGACGAGATCCGCAACATGGTGAAGGACGCGGAAGTCCACGCCGAGGACGACAAGAACCGTAAGGAAGCGGCCGAGGCGCGCAACCAGCTCGACTCCCTGGTCTATTCCACGGAGAAGTCCCTGAACGAGTACGGCGACGACCTCGACGCCGAGGTCAAAACAGGCATCGAGGCGGCGCTGGAGAAGGCCAGGAAGGCGCTGGAGGGGGACGACGCCGCGGCCATGCGCGCGGCGTCGGAGGAGCTGAACCAGGCCTCCCACAAGCTGGCGGAAGCCATGTACGCCAAGGCGTCGCAGCAGCAGGCGCAGCAGGATCCCGGGCAGCAGACGCCGCCGCCGGGCGCCGACGGCGGCAAGCCCGACGACAACGTGGTGGACGCGGACTTCGAGGAGGTCAAGGAGTAG